The stretch of DNA CGGCTACGTCAAGTCTTATAATAATTACCGATTCACTCTTacagtttttgtctttgaaatgcTTCTTCAGACCATGTTAAAGTGAAGTGAACCGTATACAGTATCTGTAACATATTTTCTTACCATCTGTGAGGCGTGACCTAAATAAGCTGGCCCCTGGCATCAGGGAATCCTTGGGGTCAGTGGGGGTACAGTGCAACAGGTAGTACTCCAGGTGGcgccacaacacaaacaaacatgtctcGATAACATCTGAGAGAGAAGCAGGTCAAGGCGTTTTACACCGACTCATGCTGTGACATTTCCACAAGGTGTTACATACAATAACTTAATGATGGAGAACGTGTTAGTGGATTTTTTATTCTGGTGTGCTAAAAAGAGATAAAAGGGGGGACAAAAAACACTCCTTTAGTCTGACGCTGTTAGTCCTGTCACTACAACTGTGCCTGCGAGGGACCAAAGGATACAGGAGCACAGGGCCAGCAGCTTGGCTCTGTTGTTGATAAGCTGGACCAGTCGTCTCTTGGCAAGCAAGCTCCTCTGGACTGATGAGATTTTCTCCACCCCTCCTGGGCCTGACACCAGGCCCTGGCACAACTACAGAGAAGATATCTGTGCTTAGAACTCAAGACAAAGCATGGTGAAGCCAATCAGATGCATAAAGTAAAGAatagtttgttttcattcattcctctGTTGACCTTAACTTTTATATAAAATTCACCATTTATGAGGTGAAAGGCAATGTTTGCTCAGTGTGAACAGCAGTGTGGTGTCTGTGAGACAGATTGAATTAGTCTATAAGACTATCATTACCTCCTTGAGCTCCTCAGGAGGCAGCTGATCCAGACTCTGCAGCTTGCCAAGGCTCTGTCTGTGACTCTGGTGGAATCTGAAGAAATCTGCAGCGCTGTTTTTCAGAAGGTACAGGACCATACCCAGGCTGGGTGCTCGGGAGTAAGACATCGACGGCACAGTGGATGAGAGATCTTTAAAAAACATTGGAGCCACAGTTTAGTCTTATACTtactgaagaagaaaagctaACTTGTGGTAAAAGTGCCGCATGAGGTTCACTGAAAAACGACTTTTTACAAACAGGAGAGGACTAATACTATTTGTATCAACAAATATGGCTTGCTTATACAGTACACAGCGACATGAGTAAaactccttttcctcttctttagTATGGGCAGAATATCACTGACCTGTGCGTCCTCCGTCTCTGCCAGCTGGCTCGCTGCCTGAGGGGCTGAAGAGGCAGATGCTGAACTGAGCCTGggctgagctctgcagcagcagagtttgGCAGTACTCCATGATGTTAGCACACACCTGGGGACAGAGGACAAAACCTCTCAGGTCACTGACAATGCTGAACTGATAAATAATCATGAGTATGGATCCAAGACTCCACCACACATTGTTTCAGTGCCTTTCTCCTGACTATTCATCACTGTACTGTTTGACCACCTGAAATGTATGCTGGGTAACACCTACTACTTAAAAAGGAGCCAGTCCCTGAGAAAGAAACAGCTTTTAAAACTACACTACAATCCCCCCCTTCTTCCATATAAGTCTCATTACTCAGTGTATGGAGCACTTATTGCCAAACCTGTTGCATGGccacctccatctcctctcttcGTTCTGCTGACTCTCCAGGGGCAGCGATCTCAGCCTGCTTTAGCAACCTCTCTCGCTCGCTCCCCACCAGACAGCcaagcagagacagacacagacgctaaaaaaaaggaagacaatATATTACAACTGTGCAGGTAACACACTAAATAGGAGGTGCGTTAGCAAGGACAAATAAGATTGCAGGGGCATGAATAAGATTAAAGTGTAAGTCAAAATGTTTAACCTGGAATCGGTTGATGTGACCCTGGAACTCCATAAGAGCAGCACTGTTGACCTCCCCGCCCATCTCGAGGGCACCTGAGACCAAGCAGTACATGAACATCACCATTCACTGAATCACTGTTATGTACATATGTGGTTTGCAgaataaaaatgggaaaatatataataaaacaaagtgaattAAAAGAGTAAAGTCACTTTAAGGTTGGTGTGTATGGTTATTTTTGTACCTGGCAGAGCCGTTTTACTGATGATGCCAGTAAGCAAAGAGAGCTCCTGCAAAGCTCCCATGCTGAGCTCCTGACAGCGTAACAGGGACTGAATGGTGTCTGCATGGACTATTAGCCACTGGagaacctacacacacacacacagacagacacacaacattaTGGGATAGTTAGACTGTAAGTGTAACATTTATAAAACAGTACCCCAGCTAGGCTCAACACAGCTGATGAAGGGACGAGGCAACATACAATGATGCAGTGGACTCATTAATAAAATACTGATTGTTGGGATTTTCAGGGTAAAATTCGAAAATTAGTCCTCTTCAAAATACAGCAACCTTGTGCTAACctgtgctgccccctgctggtgatTCATGGTGGTAGAGGTCAGGATCACTTGAAAGAGTCTCAATGTCGGCAAAAGAATCTGCCTGTAGCGGTCCATAGGACTGGGGATGAAGCCTGATGGGTCCCTCATTACCCTGTAGACCACAAAGAAACATACCCAATATAAGGAGTAAGGAATTATTATCACAACATATACTTCATAAACCCATTTGAGGAAAATCAATAAACTGAGAATTCAGGTCTAAGGACATTTTCCTCTAAAGGATATTTTCTTCCAATTGCAATGTtataacaataaacaataagaAGGCCACAGGTAAAGACACTTTCCCCTTTGCTTTCCAGACCCATACCTGTGTGCGTCGCTGTCAGGTACCATGTCAAACACCTGGCACTCCATCAGCTGCGCCACCAGTCCACAGCGCAGCAGTTCCACAGCTCCCTGGCCTGTCTTAGCCACACGGGTCAGCAgagcctgaaaacacacacaccactttcaTAATGTTGTACTTAGAGGCTTTTATCTAGACACTCCCTAAACGGGGCTTTTTGAGTCAGACTTTAGAAGTATGTCAGCTGTCCACATCTCCTCACCATCTTGCTCTCATAGATGTAAAGTGGTTTGAGGAGGGGTGGCTGAGGTGCGAGCAGGCTCTGCAGGGCAGCGTCATCCTGTCTCAGGCTCTCCACTAGCGAGCGCAGGTAGCCACTGTTGCAGACATAAACCAGCCACTGATTCTGACGGTCTATTGACAGGATCCGGTCCAGCACTGCCAGGGCCAGCATCTGACAAGGACAACAAACCATGACACTTTGTAACAAAGATCAGGCTAGGCGAGAGAAGTTCAGAGGCGTTTGTTATAACTGTGATCATTACATTCAGAGAAAGTGTTTTTGAATCTCAGTGCTTCTCCAAATTTTGACGAGACACAGTAAATATTATATTAGacagaatgaaaaatatatataaaagtattaGAGAATTGATTATTCAAAAccttatatatactgtaaaaatataAGATCAGACTTCAGTATCAGTAGATATTCAATCAGAATTGGGGAAATCACAAAGCATCATGTCAATATGAGGCTAAATCTGGTAGCATCATATTGTTTTAGAAAGTGTATGGTTTGGCTCTTACCCTGCTTATTTCATGGCCGTCACAAGCGTCCCTGCACACAACCTCCATGAGAGATTTGCCATAACTTTCAATGATAGCGAGGTTCTCTCTCTGGAGTTTGGAGAAACCGTCTTCAGGAGCTGTCAGCCGTTCCCACATTGCCTTCCCAGCTGGAGGAGGGATCGAGGGAGAGGTCTTATAAACATGATACTTAGAAACTTATCTGTAAAAATCTGCCCATCAATATTCTGACAACTTCTGTCAGAAAATATCATCACATATCAAATTGTGTAATAACAGTGTACCTGTCTGCAGAGTGTCTGGTTCTTCAGGTTTCTGGGCGATTTGcagatagtacagtagagacCCATACAGGTGAGCACGCAGACGCTGGTATCCACCTCCTTCAAGTGTAAAAGACAATATTATAAAATCTAGTATGGCCAATTTTTATCTTAACAGCACAGCCCATGTGAGAAATGTGAGTGAGAGGGGTTTTAAGTCATTTCTAACCAGTACAAAGGATGAAATCCAACAGCTTGCGGAGGATCAGATGCAGGGCGGAGTTGGCAATGGAGGCAAAGCCTGAGGATGCTTCTAATCCCAacccctgctgctgctcggACAGCACTGATTGGCTGAGGTGGGCTGTCAGAGTGAAGACTGCCCCGGCAACAATGGGCATCAGTTCTCCTGCAGCATCCTCAGATAACACCTGGACAATGCAggacaacattttaatttagttGATACAACAATCTTTGGATTTGAGGTTTTGCACTGCATCAGTCAATTCTTGCTTTGATTCATTCAGTACAAATCTAATGATGAGCACTGAATGAAAGCCACAACaccatttaaaatgttcttaaTATGATAACAGAGTGATTTTAAATGTGCCTAGTCAAACCTTTTTATAAATTGTTGCATAATAGTTTCACCCTGCATGCCACACTGACCTTATCATGCAGGTCTAGCAGCAGGTCTCTGATGATGAGCTGTCGATCATCAGCAGGTATGAGATCAGCAGGGCAGGCAGTCAGCAGCGTCTCCACCAGGCTCCTCCAGGACTGCAGCGCGTGTCGCTTTGCACTCAGACTTCGACGGACACGGTTACGTTCCACCACCTGCTGCAGGATGGAGTTCACCTCCTAGATGACAACAGGCAAAACATGTTTGCTCAACATTAGCTCTTTTACAGTTTTCAATGACACAATATTGGtcaaagggtttttttttttttttatttgaaaccaCATTTCAAGTTACAATCCATTTCATGAGGGCTAAAGTTATAAACgcatcattttaaattcactCACCTCCATTAACAGGGGCCTCTGTCCAATGGCTGCCATTCCTTGCAGGGCATTTACCTCAGCAACCAGCACTCTATGAAGCAACTGtgagaaacattaaaacattatgatatgatctgagaaaaatatttgaaaacacaatagagaaagagaagattGCATGTTCAACTTAGAAAACCCACCTTAACATTGCACACAGTGTGTCCTTGCTCATTGACATGCTCACAGTTGGAGATCACCTGCTCTATCTGAGTGCGCTCGAAGaagtccagctgcagcagctcaggcaTGTCCTGACTGAAATCGATGGCGTCCAGCACACTCAGCAACTTCCTGCGCACTGATGGCACCAAACAAGGACACGATGAGCGTCAAAGTCAAAAACAATCTGCTCTCTTAAGAAACAAGAGCTGTAAATTAAAGCTGATATGAACAACTCAAACGTCAAGTGAGTCAATTCTAattatgttttgatatttatatttgatttgtgCACTAAAATGCCACAAACCTTTAGAAACTGTGTCAAAATGCAGGAAACCGCTGACTGATCTGGTCTCTTCCTCCATGCCTGACTCCCCATCGGCTGAAAGGAAAATCAGGTTCTAGGTTCATACATTAAAGTTACAATCATCATAATGTCACAACATTAAGTCCCAATGAGACACAGTAtgataattatttttgtatATGCATCAGAGTATCAACAGGCCTACAAGTGACATAAAAATACCTTTGAAATGTGGGCATAAAATTAAACTATTAGTCTTATGTTTGGAGAATTTAACATCGTGTTAAAATATCTGACACAAACACCTACAGACACCTTATCCCATACCTGTATGCTGAGTGTGTGGCTGGTCGTCCAGCAGCAGGCTGACGAGGCGCTGTGTATGTGAGCGCTGGCGGTTCAGAGAGGTCACTCTCAGCTCaattgcagctgttttcatgagCCAAGACATCTGAGAGAGGGCAGCGATCTGGTTAGCTGAGGGATGGATAAAGAATAGTCAaggcattgaaaaaaaaaaaaaaaacacaactactGTCATTGCATTTCCATCAACAAgttacacatttatattttattagtgGCACACACAGCTTTGTAACATTAAAGGGGtccatcactgctgctgttgtttcctggctttgtttttacatttatatctCTGGGCTTCAATTTTTCCATTCATTGTTTCCTTTCTGCAGGAAGACCATACAACCCActaatttcaattaattgttttgcatttcctCCATTcctatttcctgtctcttttgtTTCATGCTTTTCCATCATCACATCTCTAATGCTTTTGTGATTACATATTTCAGGCCCAAGGAGATCAGTGGGGATCCTGTACTCACTGGACAGGATGAAAGGCAGGTGCTGCAGGTGAGAGAACAGGAAGTCCTGGCTGGTCCTCAAATAGCGCATGGTGGGTCCAGATGTGTCTGGGCAGGCACACAGCTGGTAGATCACCTGAGatagagaaacacacacaaaaaaatgtaattaatcaaaTCGCCCACATATCAATTTCATATATACATTTAACCTTCTgggcataaaatgcaaaaattaaactgctgctgtgctACATCTCTCAGTGCTGAGACTGATCTCCATGTCAAAGACTTTATGGGCGTTCTGAGTAGAGTACCTGGTAGCAGAGCTCAGCCAGGTGTGGGGCCTGCTGTGTGAGTACAGGTCCTGATCTCTTCTCAGTGCCTCTCTGCAGGAGACTCAGGATGGCATGCAGGCAGCTCCGTGGACATCCCAACACACCTACagcacaaaaagtaaaagagaagTCTTTGGTCATCTGATACTTTTTCTGCCCAAACCAGAATCCCACATATATTGCAGAAATCGCCACTGCCACCAAAACCAACATGCCAGTGGCTGAGGTTGTGGTCTGACCTGGGTCCTGGAGGTTGGTGGAGGACACAGGCTTCTTTACTTCATAGCCCAAAAGGTAAAGAGCCAGATTGGGCGTCTTCAGGTCCAAGGACGTGATGAGCAAGTTCAGAATATGGATCTGGGTTTCATGACGGATTCTTGCCACATTCTTTTGTTGTTCTGAGTCTAGAAACAATCCAGTGGTAAATGAGGAAGCTGAGCTTGAGTGTGACATTTCTAAAACACAGGTTTAGCTTTCATAGTATTAAATCAACAGGACGTAAATGAAATGCTTAAGATGGTACAGCTTTAGGCTCATGAAAAGTCTTACAGACAACAAAGAATAGATAGAAAAGAATAGAAGGAatgtctctcttcctcaccaTCTCCTTTCTCGGtcccctcctctgcctcttcatTGTCCAGACACTCCACAAAGCCTGCCATCAGTTTATCACTCACTGcctgagggagagacagaaattgTTCTCAATTTCACACACATCACTACAGAAAAGGTCACTATTACCACAACATACCATGGCCCTTTCCTGCACCTATTTAGTGAAATATCCTATAGTTTTGGGGGAAAGGCAACTATTAGATTTGCACATACCTGGTCGTGTGTGAAATCTCCCACCAGCCTCATCTGAATGTTGGGGTAGTTGGCGATACGACGCAGGATCTTGGCACTTTGGAAAGCAGCCTCTGGGTTGGAGCTACTGTGATACAGATACCTGCAGGGGACAAGCAAGGTTCCTCACTTAGTTACATACATTCTGAGACTATCAGTCTTTCTAAGAGTGTAATTATTTGATACATAACCTACATAACCAACTTGGTGACAGACTATTAACTAGGAAAGAGCGGATAGACAGGacaaacaaagactgactcaaCAAAAATCAGTTTGTACTTCCACCTAAATGCGCTTACCTGGCAATACTGACAATGTGATCGGCCCTTCGGGTTTGAGGACTGACACCCTGGAGTAGCTGCTCCAAAGGAGAAACCAGCAGGGAGGCCTGGCTCTCCCTGAGAAGATCCATGAACACCACCTCCTTCTGCAGAGCCAGGTCCAGCAGGCACAGGCAGTGCAGCACTGCCGACTCCAAGTGCTTCTTACCTGTAGGGGGGGGGCAGAAATGGGGCGTGGCGttagaacaaacacacacacacacacaagctatttcactttctctgacagcagcagcgtATGTCCTCTCACCAGGGAAGGGTGCATAAGTGTCCAGCTGGCGTACACCCTCCTCCAGCAGGCTGAGGCAGAGCGCCAGCATGGGCGAGTCGTTGAGCAGATGGAACATGATGCTGTGGCCGGGAGGCTTGTGGGCTGGGACCTGCTCACCCTGCAACTCCACCATCTCCTGGACAAAGTCTGACGGCTGGGGCTCGTAGTCCCGCAGCAGCTTGTGGAACACCTCCAGGACAGAGTCAGCTACCTCCCACTGAGAGGtggcaaaggaaaaaaaaaagaaggcaaaattaaaataacagatGTATGTGAATTGAAAAAAGAATACAGGCTGTAGCTATATGTCTACACCTCATAAAGAGTCTGGAGGAGCTCTTTACCTTCTCAGCTGGGCGGCGATATGCTCTGGTGGGGAAGGGGAGGAACACAGAGTCACGCAAGAAGTTCAGGTAGGGCTGGAATCCTGGCACACGTAGCCCAGCCCCCAAATTAACAGGCAGGCTGCACTCGACCAATGTGCTGATCAGATGACAGAAGCCTCGTGTCAGAGGGTACTCCTCACAGCTCGACTCAATCTCATTCAACTCCACCTGAGAGccaagaataaaaaagaaaaaaaaatctgaaagttTGCCAACACAAATGTGCTTCTCTTTATAGGTTACAGAACTTTGAACACAAAGTTTTTCATAGCAATGACAGATTAAAGTCAGTttttacaaagtgttttttccTTCAATGATTGGCAACAGAATCATGCAAAGTGCTAACTTTTGCACAACAGACAACAACTTACTTACTTCCTGTCTGCATTATTTCGTATCACAACAACAAGATGTCttaaaaatcaaactgaatttcTCCCTTTGGCCATTAGttaagtgttgttttgttgtacacaaattaaaaatcatcTTGGCAGCTCCAAGTACTCTAATTGGTCTCTTTACCAACTAATGAACCTTTTTATTTGCTTATCTTGAAACCAATAGGGAAAGATAGACAGTTTCACATCCCCTCACCTCAATTCCAGCTGCCTGCCTCTGTCCTGGGGCTCGAACAGTCTGAAGGATCTATGGTAGAAAAACGTTGAAAAAGCTGCAGATGATCTGACACAAAATCATATGTAACAACGGAAGCTGCAAAACTCAAACCCAAATCAAAACTTTAGACAAGGACAAGAAAAGAGTTGAAACACTTCTACCATTTGAGGAAGTTGATACACACTCAATGGGACCGACACAAGCAAAgtttaaatttctgtttaaaCCATAAAATAGAAACCTTGAAAGCCCTTTATCTCCATAGTGAAAATACTTGGTCATTTTACAGATGTTAAATGATCAACTTTGAATGATAAAGTTAATAAATCATGTGATGACAAATGTGTAGTCATTTTTAAAGGCTGACCTGCGTGTACTCCAGCGACTGCCAGAGTGAAGCAGCGATCTCTGGTGACTTCCCAAAGGCAGCCAGGCAGTGCAGGACCTCCGCCTTTAGGACAGGTGGAACACTGCACTGTAGCAACCCCAGCATCACTACAACTGGGGTCCACTGGGGATGCTCACACAACGCCAGTCGAGCATTTTCACTCtagataagaaaaaaacatcacacacaaaagatGCAGTTACATGTTAATCTTGACCTTAATTTTGCTCTATAATCCACATTATATGAGCTCATAACTAAATATGCCCATCCTTGTAGTGAATGTTGTACCATACCCATGTAATGATGGTGGTAAGCAACTGCAAAAATGAGGTGAGTCCTTCCAGCTCCCTTTGGGTGATGCCCCTCAGTGGCGGGTGGCGGTAGTGTGCAGCATCTGGATTTGGAAGGTCTCGTCGCAGGTTTTCATGGTACAGCATGAGGGAGTGAAAGAAATGTTCCCAAGACACTGGGCTACCTGAAACTCCCTGAATGTTGTCAcctgcacacatgtacatgaaGTTAGTTGGCATTCTTTTGAATGTTCAGTGATTTCAGAATCAGTCTGCAAATACATATATTCTTCTTCAGTCATGGAAAATTAATTCATGCAGTTTTTTGTGTTATAGCAACAATCTGCTCTTACTGTGTGTGGCTCCGTTGGTTTTCAGCAGGCTGAAGCAGTAGTGGGCACATTGAGGACCATTGGCGAGGCCTTTTAACATACGCAGATAGGAGATATAGAGGGTGGAGGGAAGAAGGTCACCCATCTGACGCACAAACTTGGACAGAACCACCTGCATgaaatcaaaccaaaaaaataaaaataaataaaaaatttcaacagagagaagcagatgGTATGAAAAACTTGCTTCTCTCAAGAGAATCCAAATCCACCTCGAATTTGGGTATTTTTCTACACCACGGCCCAGAAAATAAGGCCCTTACCTGTTTATGAGGAGGCCTTTGCAGTGCCATTGCCAGGTAGGATCCCTGCAGAGAAGTGTGTTGGAGAGACTCTGTGGGACACCAGAACTCCAGACCCAGCTCCAGCCCAAACAGGTCCTTACTGTAAAACTCTccaatctgaaaataaaattagttATCAGTTAAagccttaaaatgtaaaaggtGATGTAAGCtgaaatgtatgtttgtgtgtgcgtgtaaaaaaaaaaaaaaaagactgacgAGGATCATGAGGTGGTCTAAGTCCTTGCGCAACGATGATGGAAGCTCACTGTCCATCTGTAGGGACATGTGCACCAGGCGGGCGTCCTCATCAGCACGGTTACGAAGCTGTTTCACCTGCAAAGAAAGcacaattaaataatttaatcaggatgcaaaataacaaaaacacagcctGATAACTAATCAGAGAAATGTCCAATCTCCCAAGCTGACAATATAACGTGATATTCAAACACATCAATCTTTTACTACAGAAGAAACATTGGCATCTCTCACCTTCATTGGCATTAGTGCCAAGAAGTCTGTGATGAGCGAATGGAGGCGGCGGATGTAAAACTCTTCCTGGGCAAAACTCTCACACCCTAGCACGCCCTCCTTCATAAACAGGAAGACATCTCCCAATAGAGCCTGGTCAGCTAGAGCCTCATCTGCCTCAGTGAACTCAACCAGggctgcacaacacacacatacgaatACATTTAAACGGCAATTATCTTTGAGAAGCTCATATTCCTGCAAGTAAGGCACATTTAATATGTGTCGCAGAAACAGACGACTTACCAGACCCCTGTGGTAGCTGGGAAAGCACCCTCAAAGACAGAGCCCAGGCCAACCGACACACAGCTTGCAGGCCTGGAAGCTTCCACGGCTGGCCATCCATCAGACGACTGTGCACTGCAGATACATACTGCCTCTCTGTCAGCAGTGGCAGTGCCTGGAGCAGATCTAAAAGAACATAGACACAATCCTTCAATGGctgtaaaagcaaaacattgAAGCTAAGAGCAATGTTATGCATAGCTACAAGCAATTACGTTTTTAGTGGATTTAACTGTTGACCTAAATTAAAGTTTGAATTGAAAAGATTATGTATTTAACATGGTCCCAccttctctgtcttcagtcCCCTGCTCGACGAAGCTGACATCCAAGCAGTAGAGCAGTGCCATGACCAGAGCCAGGTTTACACTGTCCAATGAGCCGTCAGCTTGAGCTGTCACTGTCTCCAGGTGGCCAATGAGAGCAAGGGTGTCATCTTTAGTCAAGGGTGACTGGCAGGTCCATGAAAACAGGCTATCAGCCAGGGCCTGTCGGCTTTCTTTGATGAGGTCAGAAACCTGGTAACAAGAGTGGGAGTTAATGGTGTCCATATTGCTCTCCGTATATTCCTctaacacatttttctgttgcatcCAGAAAGCTACTCACTTTGCAATTTAAtgagaaaattattatttttgtttcaaattaaCATAAAAGATTTGCTCCCACCTCCTTCCGGTGCTTTTCGTTGCCCAGGCCACGCTCCTTCTGGAGTCGTTCAAACTCACGCGTCACACTGATCTCTGACACCAAGGTTAGGATGCGTTTGGTCAGACCCTggttcatcagttcatctgtaAAACGTGTCGTCAAAGCCACCAGCTCTCCACTAAGTGAGCGAACAAATGACAGTACACGTCAACCACAATTATTtacaagttaaagaaaaaaatcaaccaCAGGACAAGAATATGCTCATCATGTGGACCTTCAAAACCGCATGTCTTTTAGTAATGAGCTTCTTTAGATAACATTATTACCTTAGATCCAGTGTGAAAGTCTTGCCATGGCGTGACTGGATGAGTGTGCGCAGAGAGTTGGCGACACAAAGTTTTCCATCCCAGTAGAGCAGCACAGCTACAAGTCCTCGTGTCAGACCTGGAAAATggggctgctgctgttcaccTGGAGGAAGACAAGTACAATCAGTTGTGTGAAATGTTAATGCCTGTACGAACGGAATTCATGCAAGGCTTTGTCTCCAACTCATTGATTTAATCAGGACAAACCTAAAACAAAGTAGTCATTATAAACTGATGTGAGTGCTGTATCTATAACACAATATACACTGTAATATGTGTCAGCAAATTAACTACATtcctttatttatacattttcttaAAAGTCATGCTTTTTGCTAATGTCCACTTCACCTGCCAACAGAAGCTCCAAAGCTGACAACTCTCCAATATCAAACAAGTCACTGAGGATGAAGGCTTCAGTCAGGAGCTGCTCTGGAAGGAGCCGCGACCCCTGTTGACCCTGGATGGCGATGCCTTCTGTGCTGGCTTTCCGCaccttctccctctgct from Seriola aureovittata isolate HTS-2021-v1 ecotype China chromosome 10, ASM2101889v1, whole genome shotgun sequence encodes:
- the nup205 gene encoding nuclear pore complex protein Nup205 — encoded protein: MAAQMAVNSGASLWGPLKELWETVDGAVLRRQPESVHLLDLQMKKHKPHFLSLFKNPPKSAEQREKVRKASTEGIAIQGQQGSRLLPEQLLTEAFILSDLFDIGELSALELLLAGEQQQPHFPGLTRGLVAVLLYWDGKLCVANSLRTLIQSRHGKTFTLDLSGELVALTTRFTDELMNQGLTKRILTLVSEISVTREFERLQKERGLGNEKHRKEVSDLIKESRQALADSLFSWTCQSPLTKDDTLALIGHLETVTAQADGSLDSVNLALVMALLYCLDVSFVEQGTEDREDLLQALPLLTERQYVSAVHSRLMDGQPWKLPGLQAVCRLAWALSLRVLSQLPQGSALVEFTEADEALADQALLGDVFLFMKEGVLGCESFAQEEFYIRRLHSLITDFLALMPMKVKQLRNRADEDARLVHMSLQMDSELPSSLRKDLDHLMILIGEFYSKDLFGLELGLEFWCPTESLQHTSLQGSYLAMALQRPPHKQVVLSKFVRQMGDLLPSTLYISYLRMLKGLANGPQCAHYCFSLLKTNGATHSDNIQGVSGSPVSWEHFFHSLMLYHENLRRDLPNPDAAHYRHPPLRGITQRELEGLTSFLQLLTTIITWSENARLALCEHPQWTPVVVMLGLLQCSVPPVLKAEVLHCLAAFGKSPEIAASLWQSLEYTQILQTVRAPGQRQAAGIEVELNEIESSCEEYPLTRGFCHLISTLVECSLPVNLGAGLRVPGFQPYLNFLRDSVFLPFPTRAYRRPAEKWEVADSVLEVFHKLLRDYEPQPSDFVQEMVELQGEQVPAHKPPGHSIMFHLLNDSPMLALCLSLLEEGVRQLDTYAPFPGKKHLESAVLHCLCLLDLALQKEVVFMDLLRESQASLLVSPLEQLLQGVSPQTRRADHIVSIARYLYHSSSNPEAAFQSAKILRRIANYPNIQMRLVGDFTHDQAVSDKLMAGFVECLDNEEAEEGTEKGDDSEQQKNVARIRHETQIHILNLLITSLDLKTPNLALYLLGYEVKKPVSSTNLQDPGVLGCPRSCLHAILSLLQRGTEKRSGPVLTQQAPHLAELCYQVIYQLCACPDTSGPTMRYLRTSQDFLFSHLQHLPFILSTNQIAALSQMSWLMKTAAIELRVTSLNRQRSHTQRLVSLLLDDQPHTQHTADGESGMEEETRSVSGFLHFDTVSKVRRKLLSVLDAIDFSQDMPELLQLDFFERTQIEQVISNCEHVNEQGHTVCNVKLLHRVLVAEVNALQGMAAIGQRPLLMEEVNSILQQVVERNRVRRSLSAKRHALQSWRSLVETLLTACPADLIPADDRQLIIRDLLLDLHDKVLSEDAAGELMPIVAGAVFTLTAHLSQSVLSEQQQGLGLEASSGFASIANSALHLILRKLLDFILCTGGGYQRLRAHLYGSLLYYLQIAQKPEEPDTLQTAGKAMWERLTAPEDGFSKLQRENLAIIESYGKSLMEVVCRDACDGHEISRMLALAVLDRILSIDRQNQWLVYVCNSGYLRSLVESLRQDDAALQSLLAPQPPLLKPLYIYESKMALLTRVAKTGQGAVELLRCGLVAQLMECQVFDMVPDSDAHRVMRDPSGFIPSPMDRYRQILLPTLRLFQVILTSTTMNHQQGAAQVLQWLIVHADTIQSLLRCQELSMGALQELSLLTGIISKTALPGALEMGGEVNSAALMEFQGHINRFQRLCLSLLGCLVGSERERLLKQAEIAAPGESAERREEMEVAMQQVCANIMEYCQTLLLQSSAQAQFSICLFSPSGSEPAGRDGGRTDLSSTVPSMSYSRAPSLGMVLYLLKNSAADFFRFHQSHRQSLGKLQSLDQLPPEELKELCQGLVSGPGGVEKISSVQRSLLAKRRLVQLINNRAKLLALCSYVIETCLFVLWRHLEYYLLHCTPTDPKDSLMPGASLFRSRLTDDSFGGLHASGGRGLSLSRVSQQDLDLLKSDMAAGFGEALQRKLLDVEGLYSQVRSRYTFIQALVRRIRGLLRQPKS